CCTCGCTCGCACCCTCCATGCGCCCCTTCATAATCCGCTCCCGCACCTCGCGCACGCCGATCAGCCCGCCGTTTTCGTCGCGCGTCGCGCTGCAAACCTCGACCACGCGTACCGCCAGCTCAAAGTAGAAGTCGTTGACCGACCGGCCCAGAAGCTGCGCCCAGATCGAGGAagagccgccggcgccgccggacgacgaggatgacgaggacgcgaGAGGGTCAACGCCGATGGCAGAGCACATGCGGGCGAACTGGGCTCGGAAGGACGGATTCGAGCGGATGTCCTTTGCGTGGGTCTGCGCGAActgctggaggagggagcGGAAGACGGAGAGCTGGGtctcgagggcctgggcgTTGGTGTTGCGCAGGTTGGAACCGTGGGAGGCGTACTGCGCCGAGGTGAGCCGGGAGCGGTCGAAGGCCGCGAGGCCGACCCCTTTGCGGGACATGGTTGTTGTCGTAGGTATCGTGGTTGGTGCGCGGGTGTATGGGAGGGGGGTTTTGAGGGAAGCCTCTATCGTGGTGATGCCTCACATGCGGAGGCCGGTGGAGGTTGCGATAAGAGGGGCGCGCCGGGTGTCTTTGGTGGATGCGATCATATCGGGGGTCGTTGGCGCCGATGCCCTTTGTGGTTGGTCTAGTCGGGTCCCGTTCCCT
The genomic region above belongs to Colletotrichum higginsianum IMI 349063 chromosome 2, whole genome shotgun sequence and contains:
- a CDS encoding EAP30/Vps36 family protein; translation: MSRKGVGLAAFDRSRLTSAQYASHGSNLRNTNAQALETQLSVFRSLLQQFAQTHAKDIRSNPSFRAQFARMCSAIGVDPLASSSSSSSGGAGGSSSIWAQLLGRSVNDFYFELAVRVVEVCSATRDENGGLIGVREVRERIMKGRMEGASEVTEDDVLRAVGTLKPLGSSHSVIKVGSKSYIRSVPKELNTDQSAVLEAVQVLGYVSISMLMVNLRWPRARAQTALEDLLGEGMLWVDKQCPESEYWSPGFMVDTGEASAGE